The region ATTCATAATCTTTTGATTGATTACCATGTTTTGGATGTAGTGGGCGGAGTATTAACATTCCCGTTTGTTGCAGGAACCTGGATAACTCTGTTAATACAAAAAATATTTACGAAGAATAAATAATAGTTTAGAATTTCAGAGCTGCTGTAAAAGCTTATTAAGTCAATAATATTTATTCAATTTTTTATCTGCCTTTTTCTTGTCGTACTTATATTTGGTAAGAATGCTGTCAACAAACCAATTAAAGGCAGATAAGAACATAGGTAAAAAACAAAATATATATTGGTATGATCAATCAGGTTACCGATCAGAGCTGAACCCAATCCGCCCATTCCAAATGCAAATCCAAAAAACAATCCGGCAACCAATCCAAGTTTACCCGGTATAAGTTCCTGTGCATATACAAGTATAGCAGAAAAAGCGGAAGCCAGAATCACCCCGATTGGTATTATTAAAGCTGTAGTCCAGAATAGATTTGCATAAGGTAGTGCAATTGCAAAAGGTGCAGTACCCAAAATGGAGACCCAGATTACATATTTTCTGCCGATCCGATCTCCAATTGGTCCTCCTAACAGGGTACCGATAGCGATAGAAAATAAAAATATAAAAAGATAAACCTGAGATGTCTGAACAGATACATTAAATTTTTCCATTAGATAAAAAGTAAAGTAACTGGTAATGCTTGCCATATAAAAATATTTAGAAAAAATCAGGATTAACAAAACAGCCACAGCTATTATAACTTTACGCTTTGGCAGTTTATTATCAAAAGACTCCCAGGTTTTTTTTTCTGAAAGATGAAGCTTTAAAAGATAATTTTTATACCATTTGCCCACACGCCGTAAAACTACAATTGCAACTAAAGCAATTAATGTAAACCATAAAATACTCCGCTGACCATAAGGCACAATAATCCAGGCAGCAAGCAAAGGTCCGAAAGAACTTCCGGCATTTCCACCAACCTGAAAAACTGATTGTGCTAACCCTCTTCTGCCTCCCGATGCTGCATTAGCCATCCGTGATGATTCCGGGTGAAAGATAGAAGAACCTGTACCGATTAACGCAACAGATATTAAAATGAAATAAAAGTGATTTGCAAAGGATAGTAAAGTTAATCCAGTAAGTGTTATAGTCATACCAATTGCCAATGAGTACGGCTGAGGCTTTTTATCAGTGTAAAATCCAACCAATGGCTGAAACAATGAAGCGGCAAACTGAAAGGTAAGAGTTATTAATCCGATTTGCGAAAAAGTTAAATTGTAATTAGTCTTTATAATCGGATAGATAGAGGGAATTAAAGACTGCAAAGTATCGTTTAATAAATGAGAAAAGCTTAGCGCAAATAAAACCGAGAATACGGTAGCACTGTCTTTATTGAATTCTGAAAAGTGTTTACTCATAAAGTAAAAATTTTTTTACCGGCAAAAGTAATAAAAAGAATACTATAATTAATTTGTCAGCCGTTAATTATCTTTCAGAATATTTTCATAATACGTTTTATTGTTTAACAGTCTCTCCTCTTGCAAGAAATAGATAAGAGTGAGTCTTTTTAGTTTGGACAGATATGACAACTCAATGTTTATAAAATATTTTCTTCGCTATCTCTGCACTTAAAATATATCCGGCGATAATGATACCGATTAACAAAAGAAACATTGGGGGCAGCGAAATGAATCCAAACAATTCAATCAGCGGAGAAACGGGGATAAAAAGTGTAAACACAATTATCGCAAAGGTTGTAATGATAAGATATTTACCTGGTTTGCTTTTAAAGAATGGTTTTCTTGTCCGTACCACAAGCACAATAAGAACTGCAGAAACAACTGACTCAAGAAACCAGCCGGTGCGGAATTGAATCTCATCAGCATTCAACAGTAAAATTAAAACAGCAAAAGTCAAATAATCAAACACTGAGCTGATCACACCAAAAGTCATCATAAATTTCCGGATGAATTTTATGTCCCACCTTCTTGGCTTCTCAATCCAATCTGAATCAACATTGTCAGTTGCAATTGTCATTTCCGGCAGGTCAGTTAATAAATTGATCAGCAATATTTGTTTGGGAAGAAGCGGCAGAAAAGGAAGAAACAAAGAAGCACCGGCAACACTGAACATATTTCCAAAATTTGCACTGGTAGCCATAAAAACATATTTAATAGTATTGGCAAAAGTTGTACGCCCTTCCAGAATTCCGCTCAACAAAACTTCTAAATCAGTTTCAAGTAAAACAATGTCAGCAGCTTCTTTTGCAACGTCCACAGCTTTATCAACTGAAATACCTACATCAGCAGCATGCAATGCTGAGGCATCATTTATTCCATCGCCCATATAACCAACCACATTACCGGCTTTCTTTAAAGCAAGGATTATTCTTTCCTTTTGATTCGGCTCAACTTCAGCGAAGATTTTTATATTATTAACACTGCGGTATAAAGCTTCATCACTTAACTTACGAATTTCTGTTCCGGTTATAATTTTTGTGTCCTTCAGCCCGATTTTTTTGCTAATGCTTTCAGCCACCAGTTTATTATCACCGGTAATGATCTTAAGAGAAACACCTGTTTTACTTAAGCCGGATATAGTTTCAATTATATTTTTCTTCGGCGGATCATAAAGTAAAATGAAACCGAGAAATGTCATCGCCTTTTCAGAATCTATTTTGATGGTAGAATTCTCAGTTACTTTTTTATAACCAATTCCCAAAACCCTGTATCCATTACCACTCATTTCGGAATAGTAATTATTTATTTTCTCCAGACTGCTTTCTATTTTTTCTATTTTTCCATTTTCTTTTTCTATAAAATCACAGATTTCAACTACATTACTCAATGCACCTTTGGTTATAATAATATTTTCATTTTTAACTGCCACAAGAATGCTTAATCTCTTTCTCAAAAAATCATACGGTATTTCATCAAGTTTTTTGTAATCAGAGAGATTAACTTCCTTGTAATTAATTATCGCTTCATCAATTGGATTGACAAATCCAGTCTGAAAATTGGCATTTAGCTGAGCATAAAGCATAACTTTGTCATTGGTTTTGCCGTCTGCATCCGCAAAAGAATAGATGTTTACTTTTCCTTCGGTTAACGTACCGGTTTTATCTGAACATAAAACATTCATACTGCCAAAGTTTTCGATTGAATTAAGTTTTTTTACAATCACTTTTTTCTCTGCCATTCGTTTTGCGCCATGCGAAAGATTTATACTTATAATTGCCGGCAGTAATTGAGGTGTAAGCCCAACAGCTATTGCGAGTGAAAAGAGAAATGAATCTACAATTGGCTTTTGCAAATAAACATTAAGAGCAAAAATCAGAAAGATCATAACAAGAGTAACTTCCATCAAAAGAAATCCAAATTTCTTTATTCCAAGTTCAAACTCAGTTTCTGTCAGTCTTAATTTCAATCTTTCTGAAACTTTTCCAAATTCAGTGTTGATTCCGGTTTTAACAACTACAGCTTTGCCGTTACCGCTAACAACATGAGTACCCATAAAAAGAGAATTAGTTCGCTGGCTTAATGCAGTTTCATTGCTTAATACCGAAACGCTTTTTTCAACCGGATAAGTCTCTCCTGTCAGAGTTGATTCGTCAACAAAAAGATCTTTGGAAGAAATGATAAGAGAATCCCCCGGCACAACTGAGCCTGCAGAAAGAATTATTATATCACCAGGTACAATCTTTTCAACAGCAATTTCTTTTTCCTGAGCATTACGAACTACTCTTGTTTTTATTTGAACTATTTCCAGAAGCTTTTGAACGGCACTTGCGGCTCCTTTTTCCTGCCAGAAGCCGAGCACTCCGCTAATAAAAATTATTGTTAAAATAATAATCGCATCTACAGTATCATCGAGAAATATTGAAAGTACAGCAGCAAAAATTAAAATAATAATAATAGGACTTTTAAATTGAGCTGTTAAAAGTGTAAACGTATCAATTTTTTTCTTTGGCTTTAATCTGTTTAATCCTGATTGCTCTAATCTTTTATCAGCTTCAGAATCAGAAAGACCATTTACATTGGTTTCAAGCTCCCTTAGTATTCCATCGGTTGAAATACTCCAGAAACCGGAGAGATTTATTTTTTCCAATTAGTTACCTGCCGCAAAATAAAACTTAGGAATAAAACTGTGATATTATTAATTAAAAAAAGTATTTTGTTATTTTACTTTACTTAAACTAAGAATCCTGACTATTATATAAAAAGGATTAATTATTTGATTCTGATTTATAATTAAATCTAAAAATGATGTCTGAATAAACAAGCAACGGAGTATTTATGCCAAGTTTAATTCATGTTGAAAAACATTTTAATGCTAACTACACTGTAAGAGATATTGTAATTGGCATGTCTGATGGATTGACAGTTCCATTTGCATTAGCCGCAGGTTTAACCGGTGCAATAGCTGCAAGCTCATTGGTAATAACTGCTGGTCTTGCCGAGATTGCTGCAGGCTCAATTGCAATGGGGCTTGGAGGCTACCTTGCAGCAAAGAGTGATTATGAACATTACTTCAGCGAAAAGAAGCGCGAAGAATATGAGGTTAAAGAATTACCTGATGCAGAAAAAGAAGAAGTATCAGAAGTCTTTAGAAAATATGGACTTTCAGAAAAAGAAATACAGCCAATTCTTGACAAGTTTGAAAAAAATCCTAAAAACTGGGTGGAGTTTATGATGATGTATGAATTAGGATTAGAAGAGCCCGATAAAAAAAGAGGACTTATAAGTGCATTAACAATTGCTTTATCTTATATCGTTGGCGGTATGATTCCGCTTTCACCTTACTTCTTTGTTGAGCAGGCAAGTGAAGGATTAACAATCTCAGTAATAATGACTTTAACTGCATTATTAATTTTTGGATTTGTTAAAGGAAAATTCACCGGTGCAAAACCAATTATCAGTGCAATTCAAACCGTGGTGATTGGCGGTATAGCTGCAACTGCTGCATTTCTTTTGGCAAAATTTATCGGTTGATAAAATGCTTATTGATTATTTGATTGGACAAATAGTATATGGATAAACTTACATTATATAGTTATCTGCGTTTATCACTTGCAAAAAAATATCTTTCACTCAGTGCTGTCGCAGATTGTCTTTTAGACTCAAAATTAAGTTAGTAGAAATAAAATATTCCACCATCCATAGTTTATTTTGAGTTCATCTCAACTTTACCTTATAAGGGAATGGCTGATTGATACATACAAGCTGATGTTGATTTTCTCTCTGAATATTTTCATAAATCGTTTTATTATTTACGAGTCTCTCCCTCTATTGCAAGAAATAGATTAGAGTGAGTTCTTATTATTTTGGACAGATATGATAAAATAACAACACTTGTTAAACCACAAATTTCAACTCATTAATCCCGCCTATTTAAACAAAACGTTGACCGTTTAAATACTCCGCTTATCATTTATGCTTTGATAGTTAGAACACGAGGCGATAATTTTACAACCGCTATATTTGCAGCTATCTTTTGTATTTAAACTAACTGTAATTATCAAACATATAATTAGTGGAAAATGTTTAAGCATTAGTTAGTTTAAATTTTTATTTTCTTAATAATGGAAAAATTGCCGGAGATATTTTTATGATCAGAATTGTGCTGATATTTTTAACTGTTACGCTTACCATTCTGCCGCAGCAAAAGGATATCATCTATCTTTCGTGGAATGAAGTAATTGATAAGGCACTTACCGATAATCTAAGTATCAAATCTAAACGATTGGATTATGACGCTCAGAATCTGGAAGTCTGGCGGGCATATTCTAATTTTTTGCCAACTGTAAATTATCAAGGTATCGGCACTTATAATATTGAGCTGCCAACTATTGTTTTTATGGGACAGAAATTTACAATGGGTACAAAATATGTTTTTCAACACTCGATTGATGCTACCCTGCCGATCTTTACAGGCGGTTCCAGATTTTTTAATGTTAAAGTTCAGACTTTATTAAAAAAATCTTTGAGTGAAGAGCTTAAAGGAAAAGAAGAAGATGCGGTATTGCAAACATTGCAGGCTTATTACGGAATTATCCTTGCAAATGAATTAAGCAAATCATCGAAAGAAGCTGTAGAGGTTGCTGAATCAAACTTAAAGCAGGTAAAATTTTTCTACGAAGAAGGATCTGCTACTCAGCTTGATCTTCAACGGGCGCAGGCGCAATACTATTCAACTTTACCATTATTTGAAAGTGCAGAATCAAACAGAATCTTATCATATCAGACTCTGAAAATGCTTTTGGATATTGATCTTAGTGATTCACTTGTTGTATCAGATTCCTTATCAGCAAAAGATTTTTTAAGCGAATTCAGAAATGAAGGACTTGGTGAATTAAAAATGCTGTCATTTGAAAACAGCAGCCAGCTTAAAGCAATTAACTATAAATTTGATGCAACTGATCAAAGCGAATATCTTTCAATCTCAGCATTCTTACCCACAATTGCACTTTCAGCTAACATCCAGCATCAGGCATTTTCTGATGAAGATAACATAAAGTGGAAAGATTTTATCCGCTCAAAGACAATCACTCTTATTGCATCCTGGCCTCTGTTTGAAGGCGGAAGAAGATTTATTGATTATCAGCTTGCAAGTATTAGAACCGATCAGATGCGGCTGCTTAAACATCAGACTGAGGTTCAGTTAAATGTAGAAGTAGAACAAAATTATTTTAAATATTCGGAAGCAGTTAAAAATATTAAAAGCCTTAAAGAAGCAATGGAGCAGTCAAAAGAAAGTTTAAGATTATCAAATCTTCTTTATGCCGAAGGAATGAGTACACAGCTTGATGTTTTAAATGCACAGCTTTTGTATAATAACAGCAGAGTTCAATATCTGCAGGGAATTTATAATTACAACATAATACAACTTCAATTACTTAAATCAATTGGAAAACTAAATACTATCTGGAACTAATATGAAGATTAAATATAAATACATAAGTCTTGGTTTATCGGTTTTATTATTAACACTTACCGGATGCGAAGGTAACAAGGAAGAGCAAAAAGAAAATTTAATTCCGGTTAAGGTTTATCAGGTTCAGCCTGAATCGCTTAAAGAGTATTTAAACATCACCGGAACAATCTCAGCTGCTAATGACCAAATTGTTTATAGTAAAATTTCAGAACGGATTGATCAGATATTTGTAAAGCCGGGTGATTTTGTAAAATCCAATCAAGTAATTGCCCGCCAATACAACGCACTTTTATCCCAATCAGTTGATGTTGCTAAAGCTAATCTTAAAAATACTGAAGCTCAGTTTGAACTTGCTCAACAAAACTTTAACAGGATTCAACGATTATTTGAGCAGAGAGCAGTAAGCCAGCAGCAATTTGATCAAGCAACATCTCAGTTTAAAGTAGCAAATTCTGCTCTTGACGCAGCACAGGCTCAATTAGAACAAGCCATAGAACAATTTGATAATAGTTTAATCAAGGCTCCGTTTAGCGGAGTGGCAGCAGCAGTTTTTGTTGAACTGAATCAGATGGTTACTGCAGGACAGCAAATTGCTCAGATAGTTGATCCCTCGTCAATGAAATCAAAACTGAAGGTAATCAGTAAAGACATTAAATATGTTAAGAAAGGACTTCCGGTTGAGATTGTAATTCCATCAGTACCCGATAAAAAATATAAAGGTAAAATAATTTCAGTTGATCAGGCAGTTGACCCGATTTCTAAGTCGTTAGAGATTGAAGTAGTGATTACAAATACGGATAATAATCTGAAGTCTGGTTTGTATGGTGAGTTTATGATTCCGATTAACGAAACTGATAATGTAGTTGTTGTTCCTGAAACAGCATTGTTGAGCCAGACAGAAGTTAAAATTAACAAAGGAACCGGAATGCAGGAGACTTTAAAGAAATATTTCTTATTTGTTGTCGAAGATAATAAAGCAAAGATTAAGGAAGTAACTGTCGGATTAATTAGTAATTCACGCGCTCAGATAACTTCAGGTATCAATTTTAACGATAAGGTGATAATAGTTGGGAATAACATCGTAAGGGACGATCAAGAAGTTCAAATCATTGATTAAGGATTTTTAAATTATGCTGTTAACAAAATTTTCTATAAACCGTAAAGTTACATTGCTGATGTTCTATGCTATCATATTAGCATTTAGCTTTTTTGCCTTCACTCAATTAAAGATAGACTTTTTTCCGGAGATTCAATTTCCTATCGCCGGAGTAATTACCAATTATCCGGGTGTTGGACCAAAAGATATCGAAACAACAATCAGCCGCCAGCTTGAAGAAGCAATTTCATCAGTTAAAAACATCAAGAAGGTAAGCTCACAGTCATTTACAGGAGCATCAATAATTATACTTGAGTTTAAGTATGGAACTGATATGAATCAGGCAGAAGTTGATATCAGGAAAAACATTGACTTTGTAAGAGACTTTTTACCCAAAGAAGCATCCGATCCGCTTGTCTTTGTGTTCGATCCTTCAATGAGCCCGATTATATTTCTGAGTCTGAGTTCGCAATATCTTGGTCAATCAGAATTGAGAAAACTTTCAGAAGACAGAATCGAGCCGATGCTTGAAAGAATTTCCGGAGTAGCATCCGTTGCCACAATCGGAGGTCTTCAAAGACAGATTAATGTAAATATAAACCCGACTCTTTTATCATCTTATAATTTATCGCCTTCTGAAGTTACAATTGCTCTGCAAACCGGCAGAGGTATTCAACCGGGCGGATCGCTTAAAACTGATGAAAAAACTTATCAGCTCACTTTATTGAGTGAATACACAACTATTGATCAAATAAAAAAAACTACTGTAGCCATCAGAAACGGAAGACCTGTTTATGTAGAAAATATCGCTGAGGTTGTTGATGGGTTTAAAGAGAATTCCACCGAAGCAAGAGCAGATTTTGGCGAAGGTTTAATGATAATTATTAATAAGCAATCTGATGCAAATACTGTTCAGACTTCTGAGCTTGTTAAAAATGAAATCCCGAATATTCTTAAACGGCTTCCACAGGGCACAAAATTAAATGTGGTATGGGCACAGTCAGAGTTTATAACCCGCTCAATTAATAATCTGCGCGATTCGGCATTAATAGCATTTGTTCTCGCATTTATAATTATTTACATCTTCCTGCTGAATATACGCGGCAGTATTATAATGGGTATATCAATGCCTATTTCTGTTTTAGCTACTTTTGCAGTTTTGTATGCAAGTGATATTACATTGAATATTATTTCAATGGCTGGATTAGCACTTGCTATCGGAATGCTGGTAGATAATTCTATCGTGGTTCTTGAAAATATATTCAGACACAGAGAGATGGGAAAAAGCAGAATTGAATCAGCAGATATCGGAGCTTCTGAAGTTGGCATGGCTATTACTGCTTCAACACTTACTACAGTTGCAGTTTTCCTACCGGTTCTGTTTGTTCCCAATATAACTGGGCAATTGTTTAAGGATATGGTGCTAACTATTACTTTTAGTTTGCTCGTTTCTTTGGTAGTTGCACTAACATTGGTTCCAATGATGGCTTCCAATATTCTTGAAATAGAAAAAATAAAATCAAACGGATGGCTGAACAAGATTAAGACAACGATTGGTAATACAATTGACAGTCTTTCAAAGTACTATCATAAAATTTTATTGTGGGCACTCAGAAAAAAGAAAACTGTGTTGGGCTCAGTTGGAATAGCCTTTATTATTTCAATTGTTCTTGCAGTATTAGCCGGAGCTGAGTTTTTACCTAAAACTGACCAAGGCTTTATTAATTTGATTGTAGAAGCTCCCGCAGGCAACCCGATTGAAAAATCAAGAGTAATTGTTTATAATCTTGAAGAAATAGTTAAGAAAGTAATTAAGCCGGAAGAACTTGAAAATGTATCGTTTATGTTCGGTACCCGTGAAGGTATTGGAGCATTCGGAAATACAGAAAGTACTATTGAAGCATTTATAAAACTCAAGCCTGTTAATCAAAGAAGCAGAAGCCAGTTTGAAATAAGCGATCTGATGAGAGAAAAATTAAATAAAATACCGGGCATAACTTATACTTTTCAGGAAACCGGAGGGTTCTCTACCGAAAAAGCAATCGAAGTAAAAGTTATTGGTTTTGATATTGACGGCGGAATCAAAATAGCAGAGCAAATTAAATCCCGTATGCAAAAGATAAAGGGATTTGTGGATATCGGATTAAATGTAAAACAAACCACTCCCGAACTTCAGGTAAATCTTAACTACAATATGTTAAATTCATTTCATCTTTCAACTCTGCAGGTTGCATCAAATATCTCCACTGCAATACAGGGAACAGTTGTATCAAGACTAAGAGAAGAAGGTGATGAGTACGATATACGTGTTCAGTTTGCAAAAGAATTCAGGAATAAAAAAGAAGCACTCAGTAATATTCAAATCCCACTGCCAACAGGCGGCTTTACAACTTTAAGTGAAATTGCACAGATAAATGAACTTGAATCAGCACCAACAATCTTCAGAGAAAATCAGAACAGATTTGTTTCTGTAGGTGCAGACTTATCAGGTCTTGAACTTTCAAAGGCAATAAGTGAAGTAGAAAAGATAATTAATTCAACTCCTGTTCCGTCAGAGTATCAGGTAATAATCGGCGGCTCAGCCGAAGATCAGCAGGAGGCATTCTTTTATCTTGGCTTAGCTTTTATTGCTGCTATACTTTTAGTTTATATGATAATGGCAGCCCAATTTGAATCTCTGGTTGACCCTTTGATAATTATGTTTACTGTTCCTCTTTCAGTAATTGGAGTATTTCCATTTCTATTTATTACAGGTACAACATTGAGTGTAATGGCATTAGTAGGCTTAATTATGCTTGTTGGTATAGCAGTTAACAATGGTATCGTACTTGTTGATTACATCAACCAGATTAAAAGAGGCGGGTTATCCTTGTATGACGCAGTTGAGAAAGGAAGTCTGGCAAGGATGCGTCCGGTTCTAATGACTGCTTTAACCACAATACTTGGAATGGTGCCACTTGCAATTGAACTTGGAGAAGGTGCAGAAACCTGGTCACCGCTTGCAAGAGCAGTAATAGGCGGATTAACTGCAACTACTGTTTTAACCTTAGTTGTGATACCAATATTGTATATTGTTTTTGAACGCGCAGGTGAAAAAGTAAAAGCATACTTTAAGAAAAGAAGAGTAGCTAAAGCAAGCTGATCTTATGAAACAATTCAATTGTTAAAGGATGTTTGACTATCAGAAGTTTATAAAAAACTGCAGCTGATTGAAATGATGTAAAAATAAAAAAGCTCTTAAAATCAGGGCAGTTTTAAAAGCACGGCAAACTCAAATTGCTTAGAACTTTCTTTTACAATAATAAAGAGCTTTTTACTTATCAGTACTGTGTTAAGATGTTGGCTGGGGAATAGATTCTCAGCCAATAACCGACAAACCAATTTAGTCGCTATTCCCTGCTTTGATGAGCTTCATTTTTATTGCAACACAACTTGGGCAGGCGATTTTGTATCCTAGTTTGAGTAAATCAGATTCATAAACCGAACCGATTATATCGCCTGTTATAGAGCCGAACATTTTTACCCCACTAACTCATCCGCAATCAATTCAGCTTGCTTCAAAACTGTATCAATTGCTTTCTGCTGCTTGTCCGGTGGATAACCATATTTTGTAAGTGTTCGCTTTACTAACACCATTAGTTTTGCTCTTGCACTTTCTCGGATTGTCCAGTCTATCGTTGCATTCTTTTTTACTTTGTCAGCAATATCTCTTGCAATTGTTTTTAACACTTCATCACCCAAAACTTTTACTGCACTATCATTAGTTTCAAGTGCATCGTAAAAGGCTAATTCAGCTTCAGACAACCCAAGTTTCTTTGCATCTTCATCTGACGACTTAACTTCTTTTGCAATCCTTATCAGCTCTTCAATAATCTGTACAGTGGTCAGTAAGTTGTTCTGGTATCTCTTAATTGCAGTTTCCAGCATCTCTAAAAACTTTTTGCTCTTTACGATATTAGTTCTTAATCTCGATTTAATTTCATCATTCAAAATTTTCTTCAACAGTTCGAGAGCAAGGTTTTTATGAGTCATCCCCTGAACTTCCTGCAAAAACTCATCTGATAAAATTGATAGATCAGGTTTTTCAATTCCTGCTGCAGCAAATATGTCAACAACTTTATCAGAGCTTATCGCCTGATCAACTATCATCTTAATAGCTGTGTCAAATTCTTTTGCAGTTTTTCCCTTGCCTTCAATTTCAAACTTAACCAATCTTGCTTTCACTGCCTGGAAGAATGCAACTTCTTCTTTTATCTCCATCGCTTGCGGATGCGGCATTGATAAAGAAAATGCCTGACTTAACAATGTTACTTCCCTGATAAATCTCTCTTTTCCTTTTTCCAATCCAAGAATATGTTCTTCTGCTTGAAGAATTATCGAAAGTTTTTCATTCGGCGTACCTGTGAAGAAACGATTGTAATTAAACTTGAATTGTCCTTTGTAATAAGCCTCCGGCTCTTCAACCAAAA is a window of Ignavibacterium sp. DNA encoding:
- a CDS encoding efflux RND transporter permease subunit, which translates into the protein MLLTKFSINRKVTLLMFYAIILAFSFFAFTQLKIDFFPEIQFPIAGVITNYPGVGPKDIETTISRQLEEAISSVKNIKKVSSQSFTGASIIILEFKYGTDMNQAEVDIRKNIDFVRDFLPKEASDPLVFVFDPSMSPIIFLSLSSQYLGQSELRKLSEDRIEPMLERISGVASVATIGGLQRQINVNINPTLLSSYNLSPSEVTIALQTGRGIQPGGSLKTDEKTYQLTLLSEYTTIDQIKKTTVAIRNGRPVYVENIAEVVDGFKENSTEARADFGEGLMIIINKQSDANTVQTSELVKNEIPNILKRLPQGTKLNVVWAQSEFITRSINNLRDSALIAFVLAFIIIYIFLLNIRGSIIMGISMPISVLATFAVLYASDITLNIISMAGLALAIGMLVDNSIVVLENIFRHREMGKSRIESADIGASEVGMAITASTLTTVAVFLPVLFVPNITGQLFKDMVLTITFSLLVSLVVALTLVPMMASNILEIEKIKSNGWLNKIKTTIGNTIDSLSKYYHKILLWALRKKKTVLGSVGIAFIISIVLAVLAGAEFLPKTDQGFINLIVEAPAGNPIEKSRVIVYNLEEIVKKVIKPEELENVSFMFGTREGIGAFGNTESTIEAFIKLKPVNQRSRSQFEISDLMREKLNKIPGITYTFQETGGFSTEKAIEVKVIGFDIDGGIKIAEQIKSRMQKIKGFVDIGLNVKQTTPELQVNLNYNMLNSFHLSTLQVASNISTAIQGTVVSRLREEGDEYDIRVQFAKEFRNKKEALSNIQIPLPTGGFTTLSEIAQINELESAPTIFRENQNRFVSVGADLSGLELSKAISEVEKIINSTPVPSEYQVIIGGSAEDQQEAFFYLGLAFIAAILLVYMIMAAQFESLVDPLIIMFTVPLSVIGVFPFLFITGTTLSVMALVGLIMLVGIAVNNGIVLVDYINQIKRGGLSLYDAVEKGSLARMRPVLMTALTTILGMVPLAIELGEGAETWSPLARAVIGGLTATTVLTLVVIPILYIVFERAGEKVKAYFKKRRVAKAS